Proteins from one Impatiens glandulifera chromosome 2, dImpGla2.1, whole genome shotgun sequence genomic window:
- the LOC124927503 gene encoding uncharacterized protein LOC124927503, which produces MRIRKLAKLHGFTFCNNNNAVSKTDSISPPASSPSPVPFLQSHICHLNQSPWDVATFSPPESPSSPFQVDGDESNTVDSTGAIESVSVSSMNNIEINNDYNRDLQLQPEPEPPGKGNRRHETAAMNPAAAESSTAGRRTKNSYDFYYYSGFGPRWGKRRGLRNENGKSIGIMEAAAVVEDDVIAAAGEQLDYVELDEDDDDYNGVKMKMKKKKRGRKPIKARSLKSLM; this is translated from the exons ATGAGGATCAGGAAGCTTGCGAAACTCCATGGATTCACTTTCTGCAACAACAACAATGCTGTTTCCAAAACTGACTCTATCTCTCCGCCtgcttcttctccttctccggTTCCATTTCTTCAATCACACATATGTCACCTCAATCAATCTCCATGGGACGTAGCCACCTTCTCTCCTCCCGAATCTCCTTCTTCTCCTTTCCAG gtcgaCGGCGATGAGAGTAACACTGTTGATTCAACCGGAGCTATTGAAAG TGTATCTGTATCGTCTATGAACAATATTGAGataaataatgattataatAGAGACTTGCAACTGCAACCGGAACCGGAACCACCGGGAAAGGGAAACCGGCGACATGAGACGGCGGCGATGAATCCAGCTGCTGCGGAGAGCTCAACCGCTGGGAGACGAACGAAGAATTCATACGATTTCTATTATTACTCGGGATTCGGACCTCGGTGGGGTAAGAGGAGAGGATTGAGAAATGAAAATGGAAAATCGATTGGAATTATGGAGGCGGCGGCGGTGGTTGAAGATGATGTAATCGCGGCCGCTGGAGAGCAATTGGATTACGTGGAGTTggatgaagacgatgatgattATAATGGagtgaagatgaagatgaagaagaagaagagaggaagaaagccAATCAAAGCTAGGTCACTCAAATCCTTGATGTGA
- the LOC124924873 gene encoding probable receptor-like protein kinase At5g24010 — METFFISPSFLLLSLLAVAASAAFSPADHYLIDCGSPRPTTLDVDHRRFAGDSSGYGSRFLTSSGSFSINHESNPSPVYNTSPIYQTARVFTAPSNYIFKIKDQGTHMVRLHFHRIPQSKLNDCHVQFHVSANGFVLLYNFTSSSSSPQIKDFLIWIDVDELVITFTPSKYSKLAFINAIEVISTPKDLIADVAYSVGSANPGRDEVNGLQKKALETSYRVTVGGVKVTPFNDSLWRTWNPDDQFLKYDVGSDRIYFGSRIYYRPGGASREVCPDNVYNTARVIRSSGDSLPETNMTWVFPVDGDYEYLIRLHFCDIASVSIGTIHFNVYINGKLSYYDLDLSERTNWRLASPLYADFISSPSEQSLISISVGPSNASMPNGIDGILNGVEIMKMSNRMGSLDGNVCAGSILKRWSHESYYKWNVIPVIAAACLLVTVSMAVVHKRRAWFGGDGSIAWSPLPTTSTLSELNLKSSST, encoded by the coding sequence ATGGAAACGTTCTTCATCTCTCCATCTTTCCTCCTCCTTTCGCTTCTCGCCGTCGCAGCCTCCGCCGCCTTCTCCCCCGCCGATCACTACCTCATCGATTGCGGCTCTCCCCGGCCCACAACACTCGACGTCGACCACCGTCGCTTCGCCGGAGATTCCTCCGGCTACGGATCCCGATTCCTCACCTCATCCGGATCCTTCTCCATAAACCATGAATCAAACCCTTCCCCAGTTTATAATACATCTCCAATCTACCAAACAGCTAGGGTTTTCACCGCACCTTCCAACTACATATTCAAAATCAAAGATCAAGGAACTCACATGGTACGCCTCCATTTTCATCGCATCCCTCAATCAAAACTAAACGATTGCCATGTCCAATTTCACGTTTCAGCCAACGGTTTCGTCTTATTATACAATTtcacctcttcttcttcttctccacaaATTAAGGATTTCCTTATTTGGATTGACGTCGATGAGCTTGTAATTACGTTTACACCCTCAAAATATTCCAAACTCGCGTTTATAAACGCGATTGAGGTTATATCTACTCCTAAGGATTTAATCGCAGACGTTGCTTACTCAGTTGGTTCAGCAAATCCCGGTAGAGACGAAGTTAATGGTTTACAGAAGAAAGCTCTAGAAACTTCTTACCGCGTTACCGTTGGAGGAGTCAAAGTTACTCCTTTTAACGACTCTCTCTGGAGAACCTGGAATCCAGACGATCAATTCTTGAAATACGACGTTGGATCTGATCGGATTTACTTCGGTAGCCGGATTTACTACCGTCCGGGAGGTGCCAGCCGGGAAGTTTGTCCTGACAACGTTTACAACACGGCCAGAGTAATCCGCAGCTCCGGCGATTCCTTACCGGAGACGAACATGACCTGGGTTTTTCCAGTGGACGGAGATTACGAATATCTCATCCGTCTCCATTTCTGCGACATCGCCAGTGTTTCCATCGGGACTATTCATTTCAACGTTTACATAAATGGGAAATTATCTTACTACGATTTAGACCTATCGGAGAGAACAAACTGGCGGTTAGCCTCTCCTCTTTATGCTGATTTCATCAGTTCACCGTCGGAACAGAGTTTGATATCCATTAGCGTTGGACCTTCAAATGCGAGCATGCCAAACGGGATAGATGGTATTCTGAATGGTGTCGAGATCATGAAGATGAGTAACAGAATGGGTAGTCTAGATGGAAATGTTTGTGCAGGTTCTATTTTAAAGAGATGGAGCCATGAAAGTTATTATAAATGGAATGTAATACCTGTAATTGCTGCAGCTTGTTTGCTTGTAACCGTTTCCATGGCGGTTGTGCATAAGAGAAGAGCTTGGTTCGGCGGGGATGGTTCTATTGCATGGTCGCCTTTACCCACTACCAGTACCCTATCTGAACTTAATCTCAAGTCTTCTTCCACATAA
- the LOC124924874 gene encoding pollen-specific leucine-rich repeat extensin-like protein 3, producing MMFICSMQCSPHCVSYLLRKRALYDDMSRLLLQFYQTLFMKLMIDVLMMMIQVFLVCFRYTCCGGYMPCSGKCGERKCPEFCLCTEVFLCFPNSVATTRFMMQDEFNIQTTQCDNCIIGFMFCLQQLACIFSLAACLTGIDELEEASQLLSCLSDLVYCSVCSCMQTQHKVELDKRDGKFGPRPIMAPPSPQHMSRIDQQPYPPPPSGYPQPPSGYPSPPSSGYPPPPSSAYPPPPPPHQQMYGYPSQPHPYAYPPPAPSGYPPAPAPGYPAHSPGYPTQSPPGYPTQSPPGYPSQSPPGYAPQPPPHSPGYSAHSSPHSSGYAPQPPPHSPGYAPQPPPHSPGYAPQPPGYPQLSPGYPGPSADHPPQAPYPPKSDSK from the exons ATGATGTTTATCTGTTCAATGCAATGCAGTCCTCACTGTGTATCTTATCTTCTGCGCAAAAGAGCTCTTTATGATGACATGTCAAGGTTATTATTACAGTTTTATCAAACATTATTCATGAAATTGATGATTGATgtcttgatgatgatgatccaagTATTTCTGGTGTGCTTTAGGTACACTTGTTGTGGCGGTTATATGCCTTGTAGTGGTAAATGTGGTGAAAGGAAATGCCCAGAGTTTTGCCTCTGTACTGAG GTTTTTCTATGCTTTCCAAATTCAGTAGCGACTACTCGATTTATGATGCAAGATGAGTTCAACATCCAGACGACGCAGTGTGACAACTGCATTATT GGATTCATGTTCTGCCTTCAACAATTGGCTTGCATATTCTCTCTGGCTGCATGTTTAACTGGCATTGATGAACTTGAAGAGGCTTCCCAATTGTTGTCATGTTTATCGGATTTGGTCTATTGCTC GGTTTGCTCTTGTATGCAG ACACAACACAAAGTGGAGTTGGACAAAAGAGATGGAAAATTTGGACCTCGACCAATAATGGCACCTCCTAGCCCACAACATATGTCTCGAATCGATCAACAACCTTATCCACCACCACCTTCTGGTTATCCTCAACCACCTTCTGGTTATCCTTCACCACCTTCTTCCGGTTATCCTCCACCACCTTCTTCTGCCTatcctcctccaccaccacctcaTCAACAAATGTACGGCTATCCATCTCAACCTCATCCATATGCCTATCCTCCGCCAGCACCCAGCGGTTATCCTCCAGCACCAGCACCTGGTTATCCCGCACACTCCCCTGGCTATCCCACACAGTCTCCACCAGGTTATCCCACACAGTCTCCACCAGGTTATCCCTCACAGTCTCCACCAGGTTACGCCCCACAGCCTCCCCCACATTCTCCCGGTTATTCCGCACATTCTTCCCCACATTCTTCTGGTTATGCCCCACAGCCTCCCCCTCATTCTCCCGGTTACGCCCCACAGCCTCCTCCACATTCACCCGGTTACGCCCCACAGCCTCCAGGTTATCCCCAACTTTCTCCCGGCTATCCTGGGCCTAGTGCTGATCATCCTCCCCAGGCACCTTATCCACCAAAAAGCGATTCCAAGTAG
- the LOC124927299 gene encoding CAAX prenyl protease 1 homolog — protein sequence MAFPYMEAVVGFMILMYIFESYLDIRQHRALKLPTLPKTLEGVISMEKFEKSRAYSLDKSCFHFVHELFTILMDSAILLCAVLPWLWKISADYLVYFGLSAENEITHTLAFLACVTIWSQITDLPFALYSTFVIESRHGFNKQTIWLFLRDMIKGIILSVIIGPPIVAAIIVIVQKGGPYLAIYLWAFMFVLSLVMMTLYPVLIAPLFNKFTPLPEGELRTKIENLAASLKFPLKKLFVVDGSTRSSHSNAYMYGFFKNKRIVLYDTLIQQCKDEEEVVAVIAHELGHWKLNHTLYSFVAVQILTVLQFGGYTLVRNSKDLFQSFGFDTQPVLIGLIIFQHTVIPLQHLVSFGLNLVSRAFEFQADAFAKKLGYASALRAGLVKLQEENLSAMNTDPWYSAYHYSHPPLVERLAAIDKSDKKED from the exons ATGGCGTTTCCTTACATGGAAGCTGTTGTCG GTTTTATGATACTAATGTACATCTTCGAGAGTTATCTGGATATACGACAACACCGTGCTCTTAAGCTTCCAACACTTCCCAAAACGTTGGAAGGAGTCATTAGCATGGAGAAGTTTGAAAAATCTAGAGCCTATAGTCTAGATAAGAG CTGCTTCCACTTTGTTCATGAACTTTTTACCATACTCATGGACTCTGCAATTTTGCTTTGTGCGGTATTGCCTTGGCTTTGGAAG ATATCTGCAGATTATCTTGTATATTTTGGCCTCAGTGCTGAGAATGAGATAACACACACCCTTGCCTTCTTAGCCTGTGTTACGATTTGGTCTCAG ATCACAGACTTGCCATTTGCCTTGTATTCCACCTTCGTCATTGAATCTCGCCATGGCTTCAACAAA CAAACCATTTGGTTATTCCTCAGAGATATGATCAAGGGCATTATTCTATCAGTTATAATTGGTCCTCCAATCGTGGCTGCGATTATTGTTATAGTACAG AAAGGAGGTCCCTACTTGGCCATATATCTATGGGCATTTATGTTTGTTCTTTCTCTTGTAATGATGACTCTCTATCCCGTTTTAATAGCACCACTTTTTAACAAGTTCACTCCT CTGCCGGAAGGAGAACTTAGAACTAAGATTGAAAATCTTGCTGCCTCCCTCAAGTTTCCTTTAAAGAAGTTGTTTGTTGTTGATGGATCAACAAGGTCAAGCCACAGCAAT GCATACATGTATGGATTCTTTAAGAACAAGCGCATTGTCTTGTATGACACCTTGATTCAACAA TGCAAAGACGAGGAAGAAGTTGTTGCTGTTATTGCACATGAATTGGGTCACTGGAAACTTAATCATACATTGTACTCTTTTGTAGCTGTTCAG ATTCTCACTGTTCTACAATTTGGAGGATATACCCTTGTCAGGAACTCAAAAGACTTGTTTCAAAGTTTCGGGTTTGATACACAGCCGGTCCTCATTGGTCTCATAATATTTCAG CACACTGTTATACCACTCCAGCATCTTGTGAGCTTTGGGCTTAATCTTGTTAGTCGCGCCTTTGAGTTTCAG GCTGACGCTTTTGCTAAGAAGCTTGGTTATGCTTCGGCACTTCGAGCAGGCCTCGTAAAACTGCag gAAGAAAACTTATCGGCTATGAATACGGATCCTTGGTACTCTGCTTATCACTATTCTCATCCTCCCCTCGTGGAAAGGTTGGCTGCCATTGACAAATCAGATAAGAAGGAAGACTGA